In Gammaproteobacteria bacterium, one genomic interval encodes:
- a CDS encoding glycosyltransferase family A protein: MTTQNPIVFILSWERPLYLWACLDSLYTSTQVPCRFVLMDNASQDPLVDRVIRSFEARGMFHKVHRRTDNSPHALAETLDAHKSEVGDYFGFVESDVTVLRSRPCWLEEFQQLTAADPSIAMLGSLIDQVDFIDPAWVAQRFPELDEDQLKFFTKSSSKERTLLDEYPERTTDAITPPGRLTFLRREAVERTGILPDFRLAHTLRDMGYKAVIATRVRHRHLSLANIFDYPEYERDNRNKFFARLVREKR; this comes from the coding sequence GTGACCACCCAGAACCCCATCGTATTCATCTTGTCCTGGGAACGGCCGCTCTACCTGTGGGCATGCCTCGACAGCCTGTATACCTCCACCCAGGTGCCCTGCCGCTTCGTGCTCATGGACAACGCCTCCCAGGACCCGCTGGTGGATCGCGTGATCCGCTCGTTCGAGGCGCGCGGCATGTTCCACAAGGTACATCGCCGCACCGACAACAGCCCCCACGCACTGGCAGAGACCCTGGACGCGCACAAGTCCGAGGTCGGGGATTACTTCGGCTTCGTGGAGAGCGACGTGACGGTCCTGCGCTCACGTCCCTGTTGGCTGGAGGAGTTCCAGCAGCTCACCGCCGCGGACCCGTCCATCGCCATGCTGGGCTCCCTGATCGACCAGGTCGACTTCATCGATCCCGCCTGGGTGGCGCAGCGCTTCCCGGAGCTCGACGAGGACCAGCTCAAGTTCTTCACCAAGAGCAGCAGCAAGGAACGGACCCTCCTGGATGAATACCCGGAGCGCACCACCGACGCCATCACGCCGCCGGGCCGGCTCACCTTCCTGCGGCGCGAGGCCGTGGAGCGCACCGGCATCCTGCCGGACTTCCGGCTGGCCCATACGCTGCGCGACATGGGCTACAAGGCCGTGATCGCCACCCGCGTCCGTCACCGCCACCTGTCACTGGCCAACATATTCGACTATCCCGAGTACGAACGGGATAACCGCAACAAGTTCTTCGCGAGGCTGGTGCGTGAAAAGCGCTGA
- a CDS encoding DegT/DnrJ/EryC1/StrS family aminotransferase gives MKSAEPEFIRYIRPEIPPPEEWLAHLRESYAVGYFTNTGPAVRRFEAALASKYSRGRAAVSGPNATNALVAALEALDVRGGTVLTPAYTFPATAHAIQMAGARPEFCDIDPATWELDPEAVRHRLAQGGIGAILHVRAYGFGHDLGWLETLAREHKVPLLIDAAAALGGSQSLGGCVGQQGDMEVFSLHATKVFAIGEGSVTFMHPDLEQRYRRVSNFGIDYPDVTDAGLNSKLSDVQAAVGLAVLDHIDSHIAHRQRVASLYHEALAGLPQLRHLQPPALSPWQSYPVLLAPGVDVGRVLERALAARLELKRGYYRALHQTTRFRSEPRLPVTEDVAAQVVCLPVYSSMSDETAAEVLRRFRAALG, from the coding sequence GTGAAAAGCGCTGAGCCCGAGTTCATACGCTACATCCGGCCGGAGATCCCGCCGCCGGAAGAGTGGCTGGCGCACCTGCGTGAGTCCTACGCGGTGGGCTACTTCACCAACACCGGCCCGGCAGTGCGGCGCTTCGAGGCCGCGCTGGCTTCCAAGTACTCGCGCGGGCGCGCCGCCGTGAGCGGGCCCAACGCCACCAATGCCCTGGTGGCGGCGCTCGAGGCCCTGGATGTGCGCGGTGGCACGGTGCTGACACCCGCCTACACCTTCCCTGCCACCGCCCATGCCATCCAGATGGCCGGGGCGCGTCCCGAGTTCTGCGACATCGATCCCGCCACCTGGGAACTGGATCCAGAGGCGGTGAGACACAGGCTCGCGCAGGGCGGCATCGGCGCCATCCTGCACGTGCGGGCCTACGGCTTCGGCCACGATTTGGGCTGGCTGGAGACCCTGGCGCGGGAGCACAAGGTACCCCTGCTGATCGATGCTGCCGCGGCCCTGGGCGGCAGCCAATCCCTCGGCGGCTGCGTGGGCCAGCAGGGCGACATGGAAGTGTTCTCCCTGCACGCCACCAAGGTCTTCGCCATCGGCGAAGGCAGCGTCACGTTCATGCACCCGGACCTGGAACAGCGCTACCGCCGCGTCTCCAACTTCGGCATCGACTACCCGGACGTCACAGACGCCGGCCTGAACAGCAAGCTCAGCGACGTCCAGGCCGCCGTGGGGCTCGCGGTGCTGGACCACATCGACAGCCACATCGCCCACCGTCAGCGCGTGGCATCCCTCTACCACGAGGCGCTCGCCGGCCTGCCGCAGCTGCGCCACCTCCAGCCTCCCGCGCTCTCACCCTGGCAGAGCTACCCGGTGCTGCTCGCCCCTGGCGTGGATGTGGGGCGCGTCCTGGAGCGGGCGCTGGCCGCGCGGCTCGAACTCAAGCGCGGCTATTACCGGGCACTGCACCAGACCACCCGCTTCCGGTCCGAGCCGCGCCTGCCGGTGACGGAGGACGTGGCGGCGCAGGTCGTTTGCCTGCCGGTCTATTCCAGCATGTCCGACGAGACCGCCGCGGAGGTGCTGCGGCGCTTCCGTGCGGCGCTGGGTTAG
- a CDS encoding sulfotransferase domain-containing protein, which translates to MLPNFLCIGAQKSGTTTLLNQLGRHPDIYMSPARETQFFVLDNLYSQGVHRYESAFFHGWTGQKAVGEKTPEYLYDPLVPARIAETLGTGVRFIASFRSPAQRAYSHYRHNFQQFWEDMSFEAALDAEERRCSAGRFQRLRYSYLDRGRYAAQLERYLERFPRENLMLLVHERDIEHGQMETLERIFGFLGVDASWSPPSPVSAGRPSAMVPRFIEVEETVEVEGVQARAKPGDLLLTRNQRSTLVRSPSAALAGFARRVIENLPSEQSLSRAQELELNRRHFSTDIRLLEGMLGTDLGSWLD; encoded by the coding sequence ATGCTGCCCAACTTCCTCTGCATCGGCGCACAGAAGAGCGGTACCACAACCCTGCTTAACCAGCTCGGGCGGCACCCGGACATCTACATGTCCCCGGCGCGCGAGACTCAGTTCTTCGTGCTGGACAACCTCTACTCCCAAGGGGTCCACCGCTACGAGAGCGCATTCTTCCACGGCTGGACCGGGCAGAAGGCAGTGGGCGAGAAGACGCCGGAGTACCTGTATGACCCTTTGGTGCCGGCACGCATCGCAGAGACGCTCGGCACCGGTGTCCGGTTCATCGCCAGCTTCCGCAGCCCCGCACAGCGCGCCTACTCCCACTACCGCCACAACTTCCAGCAGTTCTGGGAGGACATGTCTTTCGAAGCCGCGCTCGACGCCGAGGAACGCCGCTGCTCAGCCGGCCGCTTCCAGCGGCTGCGCTACAGCTACCTGGATCGGGGCCGCTACGCAGCCCAACTGGAACGCTATCTCGAGCGGTTCCCGCGGGAGAACCTGATGCTCCTTGTGCATGAGCGGGACATCGAACACGGACAGATGGAGACCCTCGAGCGCATCTTCGGTTTCCTCGGAGTGGACGCCTCCTGGTCCCCACCCAGCCCGGTCTCGGCGGGCCGCCCCTCGGCCATGGTGCCGCGCTTCATCGAGGTGGAGGAGACTGTAGAGGTGGAAGGCGTCCAGGCCCGGGCGAAGCCAGGCGACCTCCTGCTCACCCGCAACCAGAGATCCACCCTGGTGCGTTCGCCATCGGCTGCGCTCGCCGGCTTCGCCCGGCGGGTCATCGAGAATCTCCCTTCGGAGCAGAGTCTTTCCCGCGCGCAGGAACTCGAGCTCAACCGCCGGCACTTCAGCACCGACATCCGCCTCCTGGAAGGCATGTTGGGGACTGACTTGGGATCCTGGCTGGACTAG
- a CDS encoding nucleotide sugar dehydrogenase: MTHALLQKLQDKSARVGVVGLGYVGLPLALRFSEAGFAVTGFDIDAAKVEALNEGSSYIAQIPATRVAQAVKAKFSANHDFSSARDCDALIICVPTPLGRHREPDVSFIANTMAELKPHLRAGQAVSLESTTYPGTTEELVVPVLESLGLKPGTDCFVIYSPEREDPGNKSFHTQTIPKVVSGLTPACREIGSALYSGVIDKVVPVSSLRTAEMTKLLENIHRAINIGLVNEMKIVADRMGIDIHEVIDAAATKPFGFVPYYPGPGLGGHCIPIDPFYLTWKALEYGVDTRFIRLAGEVNSRMPEWVVEKTAAALNGRSKALKGSRVLVLGIAYKKNVDDTRESPAVEIMELLRERGAEVAYSDPFVPKFPKMREHRFDLASVALDEKSLEGFDCVLLATDHDGFDYGLIGRHAQLLVDTRGRYRTPASNIVKA, from the coding sequence ATGACACACGCACTGCTGCAGAAGCTCCAGGACAAGAGCGCCCGCGTCGGAGTGGTGGGCCTGGGGTACGTGGGCCTGCCGCTGGCGCTGCGCTTCAGCGAGGCGGGTTTCGCCGTCACCGGCTTCGACATCGACGCCGCCAAGGTGGAGGCGCTCAACGAAGGCTCAAGCTACATCGCCCAGATCCCCGCCACGCGGGTGGCGCAGGCGGTCAAGGCCAAGTTCAGTGCCAATCACGACTTCAGCTCCGCGCGGGACTGCGACGCCCTCATCATCTGTGTGCCCACGCCCCTGGGGAGGCATCGCGAGCCGGACGTGAGCTTCATCGCCAACACCATGGCGGAGCTCAAGCCCCATCTGCGCGCGGGCCAGGCAGTGTCGCTGGAGAGCACCACCTATCCCGGCACCACCGAGGAACTGGTGGTGCCGGTGCTGGAATCCCTGGGTCTCAAGCCCGGTACGGACTGCTTCGTGATCTATTCGCCGGAGCGCGAAGATCCGGGCAACAAGAGCTTCCACACCCAGACCATCCCCAAGGTGGTATCCGGCCTCACGCCGGCCTGCCGGGAGATCGGCAGCGCGCTGTATTCAGGTGTCATCGACAAAGTGGTGCCCGTCTCCAGCCTGCGCACGGCGGAGATGACCAAGCTCCTGGAGAACATCCACCGGGCCATCAACATCGGTCTCGTCAACGAGATGAAGATCGTGGCGGACCGCATGGGCATCGACATCCACGAGGTCATCGACGCGGCGGCCACCAAACCCTTCGGTTTCGTGCCTTATTACCCGGGGCCGGGCCTGGGCGGCCACTGCATCCCCATCGACCCGTTCTACCTCACCTGGAAGGCGCTGGAGTACGGCGTGGACACGCGCTTCATCCGCCTCGCCGGCGAGGTGAACAGTCGCATGCCGGAGTGGGTGGTGGAGAAGACCGCGGCGGCACTGAACGGGCGCAGCAAGGCCCTCAAGGGCAGCCGCGTGCTGGTGCTGGGCATCGCCTACAAGAAGAACGTGGACGACACCCGCGAGTCACCGGCGGTGGAGATCATGGAGCTGTTGCGGGAGCGGGGCGCGGAGGTGGCCTATTCGGATCCCTTCGTGCCTAAGTTCCCGAAGATGCGCGAGCATCGCTTCGACCTCGCCAGCGTGGCGTTGGACGAGAAGTCCCTCGAGGGCTTCGACTGCGTGCTGCTGGCCACGGACCACGATGGCTTCGACTACGGCCTCATCGGGCGCCATGCCCAGCTGCTGGTGGACACCCGCGGCCGTTACCGTACGCCGGCTTCCAACATCGTCAAGGCCTAA
- a CDS encoding sulfotransferase domain-containing protein: MASEPVFIAGMYKSGTSWLLRILDRHPAFRGVKEIDLIGAGAGRAADGDALLPAPERLAGYFARNAWGALPKDLQGDAEGAALLKRATGGDTVEALFALPPPTAAAALFGLYGLKRRRGSSDWESRDQRELLNAADLGAPALEQLYAGIAGAADVYQAADLFIETVAAPLEQGQTLVLKGADMIARYAHLKAWRPRARKLVIVRDGRDAAISAVHFRRLMRSIKRAHVDAQNDYWELLAGWASRIRMLQQAAGDGQLAILRYEDLQQDFPRVARKLFGWLGADTDPALLRDVYEATRFETLTGRARGEAAEHVIRRGITGEWREALSGADQERAWHEAGKELAALGYTPSGGLDSLPLPGAL, translated from the coding sequence ATGGCCTCAGAACCCGTATTCATCGCAGGCATGTACAAGAGCGGCACCAGCTGGCTGCTGCGCATCCTGGACCGGCATCCCGCCTTCCGCGGAGTGAAGGAGATCGACCTCATCGGGGCGGGAGCCGGACGCGCGGCGGACGGGGATGCTCTATTGCCCGCCCCTGAGCGGCTGGCGGGCTATTTCGCGCGCAATGCCTGGGGCGCGCTGCCCAAGGACCTGCAGGGTGACGCCGAGGGCGCCGCGCTGTTGAAACGAGCCACCGGCGGTGACACGGTGGAAGCCCTGTTCGCGCTGCCGCCGCCCACCGCGGCAGCGGCATTGTTCGGGCTCTATGGGCTCAAGCGCCGGCGTGGCAGCTCCGACTGGGAGTCCCGGGACCAGCGTGAGCTCCTGAACGCCGCCGACCTTGGGGCGCCTGCCCTGGAGCAGCTGTACGCGGGCATCGCCGGCGCCGCCGACGTCTACCAAGCAGCGGACCTCTTCATCGAGACCGTGGCGGCCCCGCTGGAGCAGGGACAGACCCTGGTGCTGAAGGGCGCCGACATGATCGCCCGCTACGCCCACCTCAAGGCCTGGCGTCCGCGGGCCCGCAAGCTCGTGATCGTGCGGGATGGGCGTGACGCGGCCATCTCCGCGGTGCATTTTCGCCGCCTGATGCGCTCGATCAAGCGCGCGCACGTGGACGCACAGAACGACTATTGGGAACTCCTGGCAGGATGGGCAAGCCGCATCCGCATGCTGCAGCAGGCCGCCGGGGATGGTCAGCTCGCGATCCTGCGTTATGAGGACCTGCAGCAGGATTTCCCCCGCGTGGCACGGAAACTGTTCGGCTGGCTCGGGGCGGATACCGATCCAGCACTGCTGCGGGACGTGTACGAGGCCACCCGCTTCGAGACCCTCACAGGCCGCGCGCGCGGCGAGGCGGCGGAACACGTGATCCGGCGCGGCATAACCGGCGAGTGGCGTGAGGCCCTCTCCGGCGCAGACCAGGAACGCGCCTGGCACGAAGCGGGCAAGGAACTCGCGGCCTTGGGCTACACGCCCTCGGGTGGGCTGGATAGCCTGCCCTTGCCCGGCGCACTCTAG